A genomic stretch from Bacteroidota bacterium includes:
- a CDS encoding T9SS type A sorting domain-containing protein, producing MKKLQLLFTTNLTVFSLAAQITATQYFDGSDIQPAVYTLDSGNVWQVGAPQKTLFNAPASTPNVLITDTVNACAVNANASVVFPLNQFPPIGIMAMQWKQKFDLDSAADFAFVEYTIDNGVTWQNCFNNPYVYNFYGYDSSTVDTSQLAFTGRDTSWRDVWLCFDAAYLIPYTTTFQTRFRIVTDSVSNNREGWMIDNYNQHLTIFHTAGKDNQPEYLRVYPTPSTGIVNIEAQKLQEYHIIEGIEVISADGKLLKQYGVSPTKFWIDLSAYPNGTYYLRVITNKKTETHKVILQR from the coding sequence ATGAAAAAACTTCAACTATTATTCACCACCAACCTGACGGTATTCTCACTTGCTGCGCAAATAACGGCTACACAGTATTTTGATGGATCCGATATTCAACCGGCAGTTTATACACTTGATTCGGGAAATGTGTGGCAGGTGGGAGCACCACAGAAAACGCTTTTCAATGCACCGGCTTCTACGCCTAACGTACTTATTACCGATACGGTAAATGCCTGTGCGGTAAACGCCAATGCTTCGGTTGTGTTTCCGCTTAATCAGTTTCCGCCTATTGGTATTATGGCTATGCAGTGGAAGCAGAAATTCGATCTCGACAGTGCTGCCGATTTTGCGTTTGTGGAATATACCATTGATAATGGTGTAACCTGGCAGAACTGTTTCAACAACCCGTACGTGTATAATTTCTACGGCTACGATTCATCAACTGTTGACACTTCGCAACTGGCATTTACCGGGCGCGATACAAGCTGGCGCGATGTATGGTTGTGTTTTGATGCGGCTTATCTGATTCCTTACACCACCACTTTTCAAACCCGTTTTCGCATTGTAACCGATTCGGTGAGCAATAACCGTGAGGGATGGATGATTGATAATTACAATCAGCACCTCACCATTTTCCACACCGCAGGTAAAGACAATCAGCCCGAATACCTGCGTGTGTATCCCACACCTTCAACCGGTATTGTAAACATTGAAGCGCAGAAACTTCAGGAGTATCATATTATCGAAGGCATTGAAGTAATCAGTGCTGATGGAAAACTGCTGAAGCAATATGGTGTGAGCCCCACAAAATTCTGGATCGACCTGAGCGCCTATCCGAACGGAACGTATTACCTGCGTGTGATTACCAACAAAAAGACCGAAACGCATAAAGTAATTTTGCAACGCTGA